aGGACAATCATTAAGAATATTagtaggggccaggcggtggcgctaaaggtaaggtgcctgccttgcctgcgctagccttggacagaccgcggttcgatcccccagtgtcccacatggtcccccaagccaggagcaacttctgagcacatagccaggagtaacccctgagcgttactgggtgtggcccaaaaaccaaaaaaaaaaaaaaaaaaaaagaatattagtaaTACTGATTCTTGAGTCACATcaccaatagttttttttttttttttttttttttttttacttttctgattCTTCTAAATCTATTCTACAGTGAATAGATGACACTATTATCATTGAAAaataaagtcttgcttgggatttAAATATTCCCAACCACAAGCtaaggaaaaggagaggaagaacaGGGTCTGAAAATCACATCCTTGCATGAGGGAGGAGTCACCAATCATCACTTCCTCTGTCCACCATAGGACTCTCTCCACTGCTGCCTTCTAGTTAATACATCCCAAACAGGCCCAGAGAGATGAAGCAGCTTACCCCAGGCCACACAGCACAAGAGGCTGGGAATCAAAGCTAGTTCTCTTTGCTGCCTGTACTATCCCATTATATGAACACATACACACTGAGAGTGGGGTTGTTTTTTCAAAATACAAGGAACTGGGCCAGGGatgtagtgcttgccttgcatgcataaggttcTAGGTTTCATTCTCtactccaggggtcctcaaactttttaaacagggggccagttcactgtccttcagactgttggagggccagattatagtaaaaacaaaaattatgaacaaatttctatgcacactgcatatatcttatttagaagtgaagaaacaaaatgggaataaatacaatctgtgccctgcgggccgtagtttgaggaccattgcaggCTACTCCATGGGAGGTAGAGGGAATACAAGGAGCTATTGTAGCTTCCATcttatttgtttgtctgtttttatttatttatttatttatttatttatttatttatttatttatttatttttggtttttgggccacacccggcggtgctcaagggttactcctggttgtctgctcagaaatagcttctggcaggcacaggggaccatatgggacaccgggatttgaaccaaccacctttggtcctggatcagctgcttgcaaggcaaacgccattgtgctatctctccgggctcgtttttatttatttttgggggtcacacccagcaatgctcaggagttactcctggctcggctttgcactcagaaattgcccctggcaggttcaggggaccatatgggatgctggtaatcgaaCCAGGTTCCGTCCTTCTTGGCCATGTGCCTCACCgatgtgctgttgctctggcccttgtaGCTTCCATCTTAGTTTCTGGCTACAGGCTATACAGACATGCTGAGCAGGCATTCTTGGCCTATTGTCTGTCATCTCAGCCAGTGCTCCAGAGTCTCGTGAGACAAGATTGTAGGGAGGATCCCCTTGTCACCTGTCAGGTCATAGTGCAATGGCCCCTGCACCTCTGAGAAGGGAAGTGAGAATGGGCCAAGGCCATACAGAGACTAAGGTGTGGCTGTGTGTGTTACCCCTGCCCTTCACATAGCCCCCACACCCTGGCATTTCCCCTCCACCATAAACAGTGGAATCCAGGCGCCATCCACAGCAATGAGGCCAGAGAATAAAGCAGAGCAGGAAATAAGTTCTGCTTTAATGACAGCACCTCACTTAGTTGAGAGGCGCCTGGAGGGGGCAGTTGACTTTCCCACGTTGACCTGAGTGGGCTGTGGGGTGCCCTGGGGCCTCGGCAGAGTCAGGCAGACTCAGCGGCTCCTCTCACGTGCTAAGTTCCCAGCACTCTACTCTGGTTCCTGGAGATGGAAGACAAGCTTCAAAATGGAAACAAGAAGATCAACTCCTATTAGGTTGGTTAAGAGGTAATATTCAGTTCTTTGGAAAGGAACAAAGGGGTAGACAATAAAGAGTATCCCTCCCACCACCATTCAGCACCCTTCCTAGCTTTTGGTCTCCCAGTCTTCTTTCTGGAGTCAATCACTCTCTAAGCGGCTCTTTAAGTTCTTTCAAAGAGagtctcacatatatatatatgcaaatgaCAATCAAATTTCAAATCCACTCCCTGCTTCCAGCAACTGAAATGGTTGAATGTGGCTCAGTAGCCCAGACCTCCTCCTGGCTTTGTTGTTCATGATGCTCCAGTCTGCACCTCTGAGACTTGCTTAACTCATTTGTAAAAttggggttaaaaaaaataaaaaaggcccaaagtgtagcatagcagtaggatgtttgccttgcatatggccaacctaggacaggcctgggttcaacccctggtgccccatatggtccccctgagtctgcctggagcgatttctgagcccagagccaggagtaacccctagtgctgctgggtgtgtccccccaaatgtCCCCCCAGAGTTTAACATGCAAATGaaactgttgttttgttttgtttatttttgggtcatacccagtggtgctcaggagttactcctggctctgtgctcagaaatcactccaggggaccagggattcgaaccactaaccatcctggatcggctgcttgcaaagcaaatgccctatcactgtgttatttctctggcccttgtgGAACTGTATGTAAATCTACttgaataatttcaaatattttccgTTGATAGAGAAATATGGAGGGTACCTGGGGATGACTTGGTGGCTTGTGAGCAGAATTCATGAGTTCCCTTTCAGTGTTGCTTACATGCTCTAAGCACAGTTCCATGGCTCTGTTTTTTGACCCCTGACCCCAAAAGAGGTCCTATGCACTGCAGCCAGATGTGTTTGAGCACTACAATTAAAGTGTGGGATTCCCCAGCAAGAACCTAAAAGAGACGGGTGAGCACTGTGGTCAGAAGAGCAATCCCAATGAGCATTGTGTGACGAGCACAATGAGGATGACAACCAAAATCTTCTAAAGCAACACAATCGAATGAGTGTGACTTCCAGCAAGAGCACTTTAACCAGATAATCCACCTATAGTGGGATGACTTGTGTGAGTCCCTAGGCATTGCAACAACAAGAGAAAATAAGTGGGtggcaaatacattttaaaagtttgaggcaggaggaatagtacagtgggtagggaacttgccttgcaagcagctgacctgagttcgatcctgacattccatatgatccttgaacactgccaaaaataatttctgaatacagagcaagaataacccttgatcatcaccagatatcacaaaaaaaaagttaaagatgaAATATGGACAAGGCCTGGGTTACTGTGAGGGGAAATGGGTTAGCAAAGTGGACACATGTGTTCCCAGGCCCTGAGAGCATGGCTGCTCCTCTAGTACAAGGCTGCTTTAGCAGATGAACAAAGACAGAGACCTTGTATTAATCTTGTTCTTCTtggaataaagataatatttctgGCTTGGAGGTCTGGGACTTTAACAAAAGTGTGTTCCACTGCTGGCCTGTGTCTCTATAAGAATCCCATAAccccactttttgttgttgttgttgttgttgtttttgtttttgggccacacccggcagtgctcaggggttactcctggctgtctgctcagaaatagctcctggcaggcactggggagcatatgggacaccgggatttgaaccaaccacctttggtcctggatcggctgcttgcaaggcaaatgccgctgtgctatctctctgggcccccccccttttaatGTCAGCCTAAGGTCAAATTGATATACTCAGGACCCTGGGTAGCAACCAGGCTGAGAAGTCACTGATTGATCTTAATCCAACCAACTCTCTCTCAGTTCATCTCCAAACTCTTCCCAGGGAGCAGGAGTTcagggagaaggaaaataaggCCAGTACAAAGATATAGAGCAATCAGAAATCAGGATGGTAGAGTACTTTCTGCCAAGAACAGGGCctgaagaaatcactcttggccaaGGTCAGATCCACAGATAATGAACAAAGGGCTCTTCAACACCTGTGAGGTCTAGGTCCCTGGTTGAGATCCTTTATCCTGCAATCCactcttctgtctgtctgtcaggcTTCCCCAAACTGCTGAGGCTGAGCAAAGCCCTCCCTTTGGCAGAAGGCCACCTACCAAGCTGAATCAGACAGCCTGCTGGAGCTGTGGGTGGAAGAGAGAGGACATACCAAGAAGTGGAGGACACTGCAAGGAGCTGACTTCTAGATGAGAAATGGGGTGCTAAGGTAGACACTGAGATTGAAGGCAATGCAGAGGGCCTGAGTTTCCAACAGTTCCACATTATGGGGAGGCGTGAAaagggggtctggagagatagcaaagcgataggacatttgccttagatgcaaaaagacggtggttcaaattccagcatcccatatagtcccctgagcctgccaggagcgatttctgaatgtagagccaggagaagatggatggatggatggatggatggatggatggatggatggatggatggatggatgggtgggtgggtgggtgggtgggtgggtgaatgggtaagtggatggatagatggataatgggtaggtgggtggataGAAGGATGACGAATGGCTGAGGTATTGGAGAAAATAAGAGTGAGGAGCTGAGGTCTCAGACTTGGTTCCATGTGGGGAAGCCAACTGGTGTTTGGCCAACATGTGTCCGTGTCTACATATTTTCTCTTCCCTGCTGAAtgtcctctcctccctctccccttccctctcttctcagATCCTCTCTCTGCTTCTGCACCAGTTCAGATGGTCCAACTTGCCCCCATTCTAAATGGGCTTCTACACTCCTACACCCATCCCTCCAAAGATAGAACCAAAGTTTGGCTTAGTACCTGTCCTGGGGGCGGAGGGAAGACAGTAGGGAGGCTGGGGACACAGTGGACACTGCTGGGCAGCAGAAGGGCAGCTTCGTGGGAACTCTCCCATCCCTGGGGTGGGGTACTGGACATGGTGGCTTTACAGCTCAGGCACGAacctggggaggggagggaagtggaggaaaggagggagccCTCAGCAAGAACAGTCTCTGTCCTGGGGGCCAGGGCGTACAGGGGTGGGGAGACGGTAGGTCCCCACCCTAGGCATCTGAACCCCGGGCTCAAGTGGCTGGTGAACGGGCCGGCCGGGGGTGGGGCAGAGCCGGCCTCTCTCGCCCTGTGGGGGGGCCGTGGGGGGCGGGTCCCCTGGGAACTGCTCCTCCCGCCCGCCGCCGCTTTAAGAGGCTGCTCCGCTGCCAGCCGCGGGGCCGGAGCCGCAGCCCGAAGCGCGGAGCCGAGCCGAGCGGGCAGGTACAGGGCTGCGGGGGACGGCAGCGGCATGACCGGCCACCACGGCTGGGGCTACGGCCAGAACGACGGTAGGCGCCTCTTCCAGCATGCGAGCCCCCCCAATCCGCAAGTCCCCACCCTCTAGGCAGGCCCGGGACCCCTGGCACCCCCAGCACCCCGGTGCGAAGTCTGCATGGCGCCCTGGCCAGCCCCGCAGCTCCGCCGCGCATCCCGTCGCTCCTCCATGCAGCCGTCCCGGCAGCCGCTCTGGTTCTCGAGCCCCGGCGGGTGCCACTGCGGACCGAGAGGGCCCCGGGGGAGCGCGGGGTGCGGGCATCGGTGCGGGGCGCAGCGCGCACGGCGTAGGTACGGGGACCTCTTGGAAGCGGGGCTCCGGAGGTGTGGGCAGGGGCGCCGTATCCCCGGGAGAGCTCCCGAGGCAGCGTCTTCCCAGCGGTAGAGCAAGCTGGAGGTATGCGCGGAGGACGGGCGCATTTGGGGGCGCATGCCTGGGTCTAGGCTTCTGCAGAGAGCGGGTTGTCTGAGCACGTCCGGGCGTGAGGCGTGGGAGCCCGTGGCCCGCATCCACCTCTTGGGTTGACGGTGTAGTAACCGGTGCTCCATCCGCTTAGTTTGGGGGGAAGGCAAAATAGCgggggaaggggagaaaggagagccAGATAGGTTTGGGTACCGGAGCTATTGGGTTTTGGAGCTATTTATTTCTTACCAACCTGGAGCAGAAACCCCActtctctatcccccccaaactgGATGCTTGTGCGCTCAGCGCTAGTCTGGGGGTAGGACCTTGCAATGAACCAGAGAGGGTCAGAGAGGTAGCTGGTGTCTCTGTCTCCCCCCAAGACCTCCAAGGACAGGGGAGCATAATTGGGAGGGGGGAACCCCAGATGTGGACACACCAGTGCTAGAAAGACATCCAGAAAAGATCgcagaaagagaggaggaggcagagagaggaagggaaggggtggGTGGCTTCTGCTCTGGCCAGCTTCAGGGAGTGTCTCCAGGACTCTGAGTCCCCAAATCTAACCTTGATGCTCTTGCCCTCTGGTTCTGAGCACTTAGGATGCTCTGGGGCCTGTCACCTTTAATCCCAGGACCCTCATCAGCCAGACCAAGGTGGTCTGTctgggggaagaaaggaggaaggaaggggagggaggtgcTGGCATGCGACATGTTCACAGGACTTCAAAAATAACCCAGTGGGTCTGGGCCACCTTCTGAGTCATCCATCGGGGCCTCTCTCCGTCGGCACCTGCTGCTGTTTTCTCAGGAAAACTTaagaagccaaaaagaaaatggggagaagcacCAGCCGGCAGTGGTGCTAAAAATAGGCGGCATCTCAGGATGTTCCCCAGGGAGATGCCGAGCCTCCAGGCTACAGATGGAGGTTCTGGGAGGCAGGTGGTGGGCGCCTGTGGGTGTatgtgcaggtgtgtgtgtgtgtgtgtgtgtgtgtgtgtgtgtgtgtgtgtgtgtgtaagtgtttGCGGCTGTCTTTTCATGCAGACCGGGGTTTGCCACAAGATATAGGGTGCACAAGTATGCCTTAGTTAGAGTCAATATGGATATGCATGTTTGCAGCTATGCATGTTGCAGGGCCTGGTCATTGAGTATATTCGTGTGCTGGATGAAAATAGGTGTCACGTGTTGGGAAGGGCATCTGGGGCAGGGCATGCTTATGTGTTTGTACCTGCATCCAAGGGCACATGCCTGAGTGACCCTCAGTGCCCTCACCTAAGAAATGGGACCCTGCTACTGTCTCCTTCACTAAGGTGCTGTGTCGTGTTTACATATGTCCCATGCAAGACAGAGGCTCTTGGGAACATCAGCAGGAATGTGGCTAAGGTGTAAGGAGGAGGCCAGACACTCCAGTATCAGGTCAGGGACTCCAGAGTCTAGGGGACCCCACTGAGCATGGACTAGGTGCTCAGATGGCCCATCTTGGCTTTCTCTCAGTTCTAGGAGGTGCGTGTTAGTGAGCCTACTTCATAGGCAAGTAAAAGGAGGCCCAGAAGGGAAGTGGCAGAACTAGGATTGGTGCTACCACTGCCCAGCTCTGGTCAGGACTGACCTCTGAGAGAATACCTGGGGGAATACCTGGGTTGAAGGCTCAGGATCAGTCCCTGacactgtatggtcccctgagtgcctctgtgagcaagccctgagcaatgaGTACCTCTGAGAGATTTATTCAACACTCTCACCGCAAAAAGCAATGCAGGGAGGCCATGCCCTGCAGCCTAGAGATAAAGCCTAACCTGAGTCCTTGTCCTCTGCCCACTGCAGGCCCCTCACAGTGGCACAAGCTGTTTCCCATTGCCCAGGGAGAGCGCCAGTCCCCCATCAACATTGTGTCGAGCCAGGCTGTGTACTCGCCTAGCCTTAAGCCACTGGAGCTGTCCTATGAGGCCTGCAGGTCTGTCAGCATCACCAACAACGGACACTCAGTTCAGGTGGACTTCAATGACAGCGACGACCGAACCGGTAATCCTCTGCCAGAGCTGGcacctgcctgtcttctgtgacAGGCTCGGGATGGGAAGCTAGCTAGGTAGGGATAGTGGCTCTTGTGCCCAGCCCTGGAGCCTCAGGCTCACCTTTTTGTCTCCTTGTGCAAAGGGATCGATCAGCAGAGCCTATTTCCTTCTTCAGAGTcagagaaggaaaatgaagaatTGCTAGAATGgcctacaccaggggtctcaaactcaatttacctgggggccgcaggaggcaaagtcagggtgatccttgagtgcaaagtcagtagtaagccttgaacattgggaagtgtgacccaaacaactaaaacaaaacaaaacaaaaaaaaagattcctctagggcagggccacaaaatgttgtacggagggccgtttgcggcccatggccaacgagtttgagacccctggcctataCAGATGCCCAAGAAATGCAATTTCGCTTCCTCCTCATCCACCAGCTTTAGtctgggttagttttttttttttttttttggtttttgggccacacccagtaacgctcaggggttactcctggctatgtgctcagaagttgctcctggcttgggggaccatatggaacaccgggggatcgaaccgcggtccgtccaaggttagcgcaggcaaagcaggcaccttacctttagcgccaccgcccggcccctgggttaGTTTTTACTCCTTATCCCATCAAGGTAACCTACAGCCAACCCCTCCTCTCTGTGATGTGGCCTAGTCCaatggagagaagagagatgaaagGTGCTGTGGGCCCAAACCTGGGCTATGATCTCTGAGGGTCtctctctggggctggagcaatagcatggcatgtagggcatttgccttgcatgtagctaacctgggtttgatccccgttatcccatatggtcccccgagcctgccaggagtgacttctgagtgcagagccaagagtaacccctgagtgctaccaaagaacaacaacaacaacaaaaatgtcctTTATCCAGTCCACCCCTGGAAGTCCCTAGCATCCTGGGTCAGAGAAGACTCAGGACAACTCCTTCCCAAGTCTCTATACTCTGGGAATAGAATCCACACTTTTTTGCCATCAGTTCCTAGAAGAAGCCTCAAGAGTATTCCTCAGTGACAGAATTCAGTCCTCAGGCTGAATTTTACCTCAGTGAGGTAAAGGAGAGAACGGCTAGTTCCAGGGTTAGGGAAAAGTTAGTGCAATGTCCCCCTCCCTTTGCTCAAATACACACAACAGAAGGACTCCAGGGAACTTCCATTTTGGAGAGGAAATCAAGAGGTAAATAAAGAAATAGACTTTTTCTAAGGGTGGTCTTAGTTGCTCAGCTCTGAGTTCCCTGGCAggcaagaagaagagaaagaagctcATGTTAGCAGAATGAAGGACATCTAGCCAATGCTCAGAAGAGAGAGACAACCTTTCCTGGCAGTGGATTCTTTGGGAGAATCGAAGAATTTGAGAAATCCTTCCCCAGAGCTTCAAGGAGGGTCATGGGCCTTTGGTTGATGACCAGTTTTCATGTGAGAGGCTGCAGAGTTTCAGCTTAGACACCAGCAGCTTAGGGAAGGCCTGTGGTGAGGGGCCATGTCTAAGGAGGTCTACCAGTCCAGTGGCCTATTTTCAGCCCAACTCTTGTCTGGGGCTCCCTCTGCTCCCTCAGATTCTTAGGCCTAGGATGGCAGGGAGCCCTTAGAAAAAGATTAATCTTGGGCATGAGACAGTTGGGACTCTGCCACTCTTGAGCCATGTGACCTGGGACAAGATCCCTCCTTTCTGAGCATCAGCTCCGGGAACAGCTTGTACTCCTTAAGGTCACCATGGGTACGATGCCAGCTGAGGGTCAGGCACATAGTGAGCACTTAGCAGGGTGTTTTTCTGTGCAGGAAGAAAGAATTGGGACTCACAGGTCAGACTGAGGAGTTTAGCTTATGAGCTCGAGGTTTCCACTCCCCACTGGATTCCGAACTTTGTCCCCTGCACGAGCTTCTCTTTGTTCATCTGCAGAACCCCCATGGATAGACCCCTGTCTCAAGGCTGAGCAAGAGGTTGGGGATTCTCTCAACTGTCCCTCTTCTGCCTCCTCAGGGGATGATGGTAGAAGGTCCAGCCCTGGGCACCCATTCTAAAGGGGCCCTGTCACTTGATCCAAGAGCTCACATTCAGGCCTGGCTGGATCCCTTTCAGTTAGCAATTCAATCCTGCTTCGGAGGCCTGGCATGTGCCCCCCTCACTAGGTATCAGGGGAAAGTCCCAAATCCAGCACAAGTGAGACCCTCCATGGAGGCCACATAAAGGAGGAATACAGGAGCCACCTGGACTTGGCCACTCGAGTGTAAACTTGGTGGCCTTTAGACTACACAGAGATGCAAGATTGTGGGGAGACAACATAGCATGGTGATCAGGGCATTGGCTCTAGACTTAGGAAGGAAATACGAGAGACCATGCTGTGTGATGTGGGGGCTAAGGCTTTGCTCTCTCTGAGCCATCATTTCTTTCTAGTACAgagatagtatatatatattattttttctctcattggctactttgagaataaaataaaataatccaacaGAACTCTAACAGAGCCCTGGATCAGGGGCTTCAGAAAGCAGAGGATTTCTGTTAATGGTAAACAGGGGATACACAGGAAAGCAAGCCCAACCTCCACGAAAAATTGGACAGTAATGGGAACAAGACCACCTGGGGAGGTGGACCTGGTTGGCAGCAAGCTCTCCTGTTACTCACAGGCTGCCCAATCTCTACCCTGGCCCTGCCTAGGAGCGAGGGGGCTGGGAAGTGAGAATAGACCTAAATTTAAAgcagtgaattttattttatttttttttatttttgggccacacccggtgacgctcaggggttactcctggctatgtgctcagaagtcgctcctggcttgggggaccatatgggataccaggggatcgaaccacgttccgtcctaggctagcactggcaaggcagacaccttacctctagcgccaccacgccggccagCAGTGAATTTTTTGATAGCAAAGTCTCCCCTTCGTGGCCAATGTCTGGACCCCCTCTTGAGTGCACTTCTTCCATACCCCATTCCTTCCCACAGTGGTCACTGGGGGGCCCCTGGACGGGCCCTATAGACTCAAGCAATTCCATTTCCACTGGGGCCAGAAGCACAGCGTGGGCTCAGAGCACACAGTGGATGGCAAGTCATTTCCCAGTGAGGTAAGGGGGCCCCtattccccaacatcccacagggTCAGGAGAGCCAGGTCGGGCCTGAGCCAACAGCAGGCACCAAACTGGGAAGGGGACACCCTCTACCCACTCCCCTGGTTCATGTGTCTCTAGTTCTCTGAAAGATAAATCCTGTCCCTTGTACCTTTTAGAACTGGGTGGGTCTGCAGAAACAGCAAGGGCAgatggcactggccttgcatatgactgcGTCCATTCTTTTCTCAACACTGCAGAAGCGCAGAACCAAGGTGTGGTTCAAATAAACCCAACCCACCAAGTAAAGCCCCTAAAGAGTGGGACTGACATCTAAGGCTCAGCAAGCCTGATCTCTTCTCCCTTCACCCCTACAAAGTTCTGTATGTGCTTCTTCCCCCCAGCTCCCTTCTGGTCCCTGGCCGGTTCACAcatggtttttggcccacactagTCTCCTGGATTGCTTCTTCAGAGGGTCTCTGGTAGCTCCTCCCTCACCTTTGTATTCAGCTGCAGGGGCTCCTGCATGTCTGTCTCACATTTCACATCTTCCTATGCTGGGTTTTCTTTGGAATCCTGGATTCCGTGTGCTCTGGGAAGGAGGTAGCCCACAGCAGTGTGAGTGCTGTCATGACCCTGGGGAGAGACCTGGGTCTGCAAAATCTTTGTCAGCCTGCCCACCTCCCTTTGTCAGCCTGCCCTACACCCCTGCAGTGGGACCTGGAGTTTTCTGGGAGTAGGGCCAGTCTGGCTCTCTGCTCCCATGGTCCCTTGCAGGTGCTAAGCCTTGGCCGGTTGTCGCCCTGTAGCTGCACCTGGTTCACTGGAATGCCACAAAATACAGCACCTTTGGGGAGGCAGCCTCGGCACCTGATGGCCTGGCTGTGGTCGGTGTCTTTCTGGAGGTGAGGGGGGTTGATGCAGGGCCAGGGGGGGCATGGGAGGACTGGCTCTGTCCCTGGTTCCACACCATAGGGGGTACTGGATTCATGTGGCCCTCTCTCCCCCACAGACAGGGGAAGAGCACCCCAGTATGAACCGCTTGACTGATGCACTCTACATGGTTCGGTTTAAGGTGAGAGGAAGGGTCAGTGGCCCTATCTGAGCAGACTGGTGGGGGGTAGGGGTGGTAGTTCCTGGACCCGGGAATAGACAAACCCCCATGGAGATGAGGGACACAGGACAGTGTTGGTGGAGCACTGAGACCCTCAGATATAACCACTGAAATCCCCAGATAAAAAACTCTGTGGGGTATAGAGTTGACAACATGCCCATCAGGCAGCTGGACATCCAAAGAACCACTTGGGCCACTGAAGGTCATGGAGGACAGAGAGCTTGGGAAGATTTGCAACTTTTATACTCCAGGAAGCCAGGTGTTGGGGAGGGGGACCAgctggggccacatctgggaCTCTAGACATTTGTGGACAATTCACATCAACCTGGTCCCTTGAGAGCAGCCTGTGCTAATTTCTGGACCCCATCCCCTGCTCCAAGGGCACCAAGGCCCAGTTCAGCTGCTTCAACCCCAAGTGCCTCCTGCCTGCCAGCCGGCACTACTGGACCTATCCTGGCTCCCTGACAACACCCCCACTGAGCGAGAGTGTCACCTGGATTGTGCTTCGGGAGCCCATCAGCATCTCTGAGAGGCAGGTGAGTCCttccagagagccaggaggagtgcTGCGGTGCTGGGGATGACCTCAGGTAGTGTCACTCAACCAGCCAGCACTCCATGGCCTTGGTTGCCACAAGGTCAAGGTTCCCATCTATTTGCTGATAAACATTTAGCCTCTGGGCCAGGAACTGGCTGGATTTATCAGTTTCTGAGATACTAGATGCTAGttagagggaggaggaagagtctGAATTCTGCTGCTACCcactacaattctttttttttggggggggtca
This window of the Suncus etruscus isolate mSunEtr1 chromosome 14, mSunEtr1.pri.cur, whole genome shotgun sequence genome carries:
- the CA7 gene encoding carbonic anhydrase 7 — protein: MTGHHGWGYGQNDGPSQWHKLFPIAQGERQSPINIVSSQAVYSPSLKPLELSYEACRSVSITNNGHSVQVDFNDSDDRTVVTGGPLDGPYRLKQFHFHWGQKHSVGSEHTVDGKSFPSELHLVHWNATKYSTFGEAASAPDGLAVVGVFLETGEEHPSMNRLTDALYMVRFKGTKAQFSCFNPKCLLPASRHYWTYPGSLTTPPLSESVTWIVLREPISISERQMEKFRSLLFTSEDDERIHMVNNFRPPQPLKGRVVKASFRA